gaagccccatccaccttattaaaacccgtgcagaaggcggccatctcccgaattaagtgattaatttattgctaatcgggagatggtcacctgtataaatacctgcagctctctccatgtTATGAgggtgtgttcagaagtggagagcgagagagcgagagagagagaggcagagagagagagagagagagagagagatttaaaaaagaaaataaggatcagtgaaggcagttgctcagcctgaccttagcgtttatttttgtgattgtgatttattttgtttaaatgtcttatttctgctctgcgagcaagtatttatttttgttcaaatattttatttatattttttgttctcaTTAATAAAAtggcgcatgcgccactgcatcctaccttctgttttggttgtgctttcttctggtctgggtccccgcaatgccgtttcctgccacacgtggtggcagtggtgggatcaccagtgcctcctggactcaggccagaagaagTACTGCAGAGAGGTACtgcagtttcgtttttttttttttaattaatcgttATTTTTTTGGAGTGAAGAAAAGTAAAAGATGGGAAGGAAGCAGCGGCAGAAGAAGCAGCACAGGGCAGGTCACAAGCCCCACCACGCATCCAGCAAGGTGGACGTCTGCCTGACCTGCTTCGGGGGGGGGGAGTGGTGTTTTGAAGATAGCATTTCGGGCACATGTCGCCCGACTGCCACCACTCCCCACCTcagcagaagaggtggtggacGCGGGCTGCAACTGGATTTGGACCCCCGGACTGGGCAGCCGAACAGGAGCAGTGGAGAATGAAAGGGGCTCCTATGTGCAGTGCCTGTGGCGAGTTTGGGCACGTCCGGGAGGACTGTTCTTACGGTGACCCCCAGTATGAGGAagcctggaaccagggcctggttggggatgcaccagagtggttctgggcgagGGACCAAACCCAGCCaacacccaagagggaggattccgaacagccacagcccaagccaGCACCCGGAGCAGAAGAGTATCTGCTAGCCCCAGCACAGCCACcagaggagagcagctgggaagccttcctccacacTTTGGGGGTGACCACAGAGTTCTACCTCCGTGGGGATTGGGGGCACGGTAcactcaactgccccctccctccagaggaatgcctgctgtgcccattcccaccagcagggggagagtgcctgctggtcccgcctccaccacccacAGCAGAGAAAGAGGACCTGCTGTggccgtctccaccagcagaaggagcatggctgctggttcccccactgcaaccagaaggggaggagcccctgccgccttcgccgccagaaagggagaggagcaagagctgcctctgcctccgccacctccactggcaagcgcagagcagcaggagctgcctctgcctccgccaccttcactggcaggagactacatgcctccgccacctccattggcaggagcagagcagcaggagctgcctctgcctcctccaccagcagagggtgaatgactgctgggtccctgtccaccagcagagggtgaattcctgctgggtccctgtccaccagcagagggtgaatgcctgctgggtccctgtccaccagcagagggtgaatgactgctgggtccctgtccaccagcagagggtgaattcctgctgggtccctgtctaccagcagagggtgattgcctgctggtatcactttccacACCAGCACAGGGTGTgagcctgctggtatcacttcgcCCATCAGCagaggtgaatgcctgctggtaccacttcccccaccagcagagggtgaacgcCTGCTGGAATCACTtccctcacgaggagaggagctggagctgcctctgcctccatcatcatcagggggagaggagcaggagctgcctctccctgtacaagaaagagtaccaggacttgatgctggcattcctcagcagtcactatatagtctgctgaggggagcacagggaAAAATGGCACGGCCGCAGCGGCTACGACGAGGTCCAGCACCCgcaccagcttgtcctgactccctgccgcTCCtcgactccctgcctcgcttcacccaaggatgcctgccacgcttcgcccaaggatggcTCCGCATCGcatggggttgcccgccgctccgcatcgcctggggttgcccgccgctccgcatcgcctggggttgcccgccgctccgcatcgcctggggttgcccgccgctcctcatcgcctggggttgcccgccgctcctcattgcctggggttgcccgccgctcctcatcgcctggggttgcccgccgctcctcatcgcctggggttgcccgccgctcctcatcgcctggggttgccagccgctcctcattgcctggggttgcccgccgctccgcatcgcctggggttgccagccgctcctcatcgcctggggttgccagccgctcctcatcgcctggggttgcccgccgctcctcatcgcctggggttgcccgccgctcctcatcgcctggggttgcccgccgctcctcatcgcctggggttgcctggggttgccgctcctcattgcctggggttgcccgccgctcctcattgcctggggttgccagccgctcctcattgcctggggttgcccgccgctcctcattgcctggggttgcccgccgctcctcatcgcctggggttgcccgccgctcctcattgcctggggttgcccgccgctcctcATTGCcgggggttgcccgccgctcctcattgcctggggttgcccgccgctccgcatcgcctggggttgcccgccgcttcgcatcgcctggggttgcccgccactgctcatcgcctggggttgccagccgctcctcattgcctggggttgcctgttgctcctcattgcagcaggaagtactgtggccagaaccccaccaaggggagctgccagccacaaagaagggggaggaggtctggagaccaccaacccctttagcagtttcgctgccggagatcgggtgggaggtccggagacctgctcccactgcagcttcttcgctgctggagattgtgggggaggtcaggataCCTGCttccactgcagcagttttgctgcccgagaaggagagggaggtcaggagacctgcttcCCCGGCCACAGTTTCGcggcaggaggaacagtggctgaagccccagaagagggagctaccagccaggaagacatgggtgGAGGAGGACAtaccaccatggccacccccctggattactccagacccctcttccaggacattgagactgagggtggaggtggctgttggggccatgtgtgctttgcacaaggggggggggggtatatgtagcagggcgagcagccctgtacagtgtttattttagaacaggatcTCCCcttccacccctgtgttattttgtatttgtttattttatatttgtgtttatagatgacggcaaaccgccgtgtgttttgtatttgtttattattttgtatgacggcgcagccgtgcatttttgtgttattgttttaaaaatatatttgtttataaatgatggTGAACCgccgtgcattttgttttgcagtgtggatgggaagccccatccgccttattaaaacccgtgcaggtggtggccatctcccgaattaattaagtgattaatttatcgCTAATTGGGAGAtagtcacctgtataaatacctgcaacTCTCTCCATGTTATGAgggtgtgttcagaagtggaggAGGCGAGAGGCGAGAGGCGAGAGGCGAGaggctttcttctggtctgggtccccgcaacgccgtaaatacagtataatcgtaaatctcgagaaactactcacttctaaatctcttgtagtcatttttgtattactttagtataaatacatgtaatttggattcatatgttgtttttttctgactatgtgaacgaaaagacacacatttgtccgttttcccattggaaatatgatattttgaaaaatcactgtcctggtcacaaaagcaaagtttgtcgggaataatagccattttctatacttttgaggcataagcaattaggaaataacacttactacccaggaacaaaaattgtgttacatagtgttatattcACGATGAGATGtaaaaacaaggtcctattgtaagtgactctgtagcagcagttgttgatgatgcatagttcaccccctagtctttAAGTTGTTTGGATAAaattgtctgctaaataataatcatatttaaattCATTGTAGCTGAATTGCAGTATCAATGCATTGGCAACAAATCTACCACCAGGAGGCAGAACTGCACTGACACCTGCCTGCAGGTAAGGCAGGTGTATATAAGCCGGTCAAAAGGTGTGTCTCACGTCTGTCTGAAGGCTAAGACTGGTGGGAGAGAGATCTGTGTGGGAGCCTGAAGAGAagatactgtgtttaatatttgtaatgtGCAGGGGCTTTGTTGCTGATCAACAGCTTAGCCATCCAGCTGAGTTGTTAGGACTTGCAAAGTTTAATAAACACTCCTTGATGGAGttagcctttttgttttgtgttttgaataaatatacaggccctgttctgtttcatttcaccTGTGTGAGTTTcttcattttacacaagacagAGTGCTAAAGATCCCGAAACATTTCAGTGTGGCCTCTTTTTGGTTTATTACAGCTTCTAGACTACTCAGAGTATGAGAGTCACTCTGACCCAGAAGAGCTTTCATATCAGAAAACTTTGCTAGGACCCATTACTACAGCACCTGAGTTGTGGTGAGAACATTAACACAGCTGGAATAGACTCCAGTGTTAATGTATCTGTGAAACATTACAGACAGAGAAAGGGATGAGGTtggtctctttctctctctctctctcactaatCTGTTAGAATGAACCTACCTGTCACTGACACCCGCACTTCTGCAGAGTCACCAGAGTAAGTGGATGAGCTCCACCACGCTCCGCACTTGTAGAACCCCTCGTCACTCCTTGAAACACGATCCACACTCAACTCTGTGTCAGCCCGGGACTGTAACTCTTTATTATCTTTATAAAATGCAACCCTAGAAGCTGTATAACCCCGGACACGACACCTCAGAGTCAGTGTGTCTCCCTCGCTCACAGGCTGGGGGGGAGTCTGCAGGATCACCCAATGATCTGAAAAGACAAAAAGAGTTCAGATCAGCAGGGCTGAGAGACGGGTCAGGATTGAAGAGGCTGCAGGATCACCCATTGATCTGAAAAGAGAGAAAGACTTCAGATCAGCAGGGCAGAGAGACGGATCAAGATTGAGGAGTCTACAGTTTTACACACACAAgtttataatgcttttttttttatcttatcatGTTATAATTTATGACCATTATGAGCCGTTAAACTAACttagtggtttgcaaaagtattcacccccctgcaaagttttcacattttgttggcacctgagcttactccacgacgctttcaaattagactttacatgtagaatctacacaaactactccacactgatatAGTTAAAACATGCACATgattataaataagtaagatttacaaagaaaacagataaatctcagttgcataagtattcaactcctttgctactgcagccctaaatcagctgaGGTGCAAATGATTGGTTTGAAAGGTCATAAAATTAGTGAAATGATTTCAGCCTGCGTGtgctcaaagtggtttaacttgtaaataatttccctcgggtatataaagactttcaagttgcaacttacatagtgatccaacaaagcaaccacgaagaccaaggagggtttcaaaacaagtcagggataaagtggtagagaagcacagagcagaaaatttcaaaggcgctgattatccttctcagcacagtgaagtccatcattaagaagtggaagatgcatcataccacccagatcaggtcgccttCCCAAACTGAGTAGCCAGGCAAGCAATAAACTTGTTCGGGatgtcattgttggcttcagagtaaccttgagagatctgcaaagttgtgcatctgagatgggagtcagtgttcgcacatcaacaataagccggtccctacacaaaactggcctgtatggacgggtggcaagaaagaagcccttactcaaaaagtctcatcttaaagcacgtatggagtttgtgaaaaagcatgtagatgatactgcagacatggggaaaaagtttttgtggtcagatgagacaaaaattgaactttttggtctaaattccaagcgttacgtctggagCAAGCACAGCGCTGCACGTCATCCAGTCAACACCaacccaactgtcaagcatggtggtgcagCATCATGCTacagggatgcttctcttcagcagggactgggaagcttgtcaggatagaggggagaatgaatGGTGCAGAGTACAggagaatccttgaggaaaacctgtttgagtcagccaagattcTGAAAGTGGGGAGGAAATTCATATTTCAGCAGagcaatgacccgaagcacacagccaaagccacactggagtttttgaacaagagaattaatgttaTTGAGcgtcccagtcaaagtcctgacttgaatccaatcaaatttatggcaagactgaAGATTACAGTCTATTGACAATCCCCAACagacttatcagaactggagcaattttcctagAAGAATGGACAAAGAAtttaccatcctactgtgcaaagctagtagagccctatccaaaaagactcatagcagtaattgctgcaaaatgtgcttctaccaagtactgacttaagaggctgaataattatgcaaccagcaaatttcattttgtacattttctttgcaagtttaaCAGTGTTctgtttaaccactacagctttgaataaaaaaaagtttgtttgaaaaactgtgcatacattactggtaattcaacaaaatgtgacattattagtagggggtaaatacttatgcaaaccGCTGTATATTTTACTTTGCTCAAAATCAGCAAGCAGATCAGTAGCTTACAATATCCTCTCCGCCAATTCGAGTGCAGGATAATTCAACAGGGTCTGACTATTATCTATAATGTAAATGACTTACTGGACACAGTTAAGGTGACATCATTGCTGCGCTCCTGTCCTGATGCAGACTCACACCAGTACACTCCACTGTGGTTATACTGAGCGGTACTGATTGTGCAGCTGTCCCCATATCTCCTGCTGTATTGATCACTGCACTGTGCCTCTTCACGTCCATCTCTGTACTGTTTAAA
This region of Polyodon spathula isolate WHYD16114869_AA unplaced genomic scaffold, ASM1765450v1 scaffolds_241, whole genome shotgun sequence genomic DNA includes:
- the LOC121308096 gene encoding Fc receptor-like protein 5, with amino-acid sequence MSKNIENVLTVASCFGQYKEGHPQAVLTLQPAWAQIFPGETVTLSCEVEGGTAGWRFKQYRDGREEAQCSDQYSRRYGDSCTISTAQYNHSGVYWCESASGQERSNDVTLTVSNHWVILQTPPQPVSEGDTLTLRCRVRGYTASRVAFYKDNKELQSRADTELSVDRVSRSDEGFYKCGAWWSSSTYSGDSAEVRVSVT